AACAAAAGGTAAAATTAGTTCGAAATAAGAATTCAAATGTGTATGAATCTAAAGAGAATGAACCTGTAGACTTAGCAGTAAACAAAAGAGCTCTTGGAGAAACCCCAGTTAAGTTTGAACTCAATGATGTCCAAAATAATAAAACTGAAGTTTCTGTGCCTCTTGTTTCAAATAAAAGCTATCTAGAGGCTATCGATAAATTAGTAGTAGATAATTCCGGAGAACCTATTCTAGAAGGAAAACAGTACTATTTGAAGACGAATGTTAACATACGTGAAGGTGTACAGGAGGATTGGCACATTGGTTTAAGCCAAACAATTAATGGGCGATATGTACACTTTTCACCTCAGTCCAATTGGGATAGATTGAGACTCGGTCCTATACAAAAAGCAATACATGGAGCAGACATTCAAGCAACACCAGTAATGATAGAAAGAAAAGGACAGCCTAAACCAGGACAACCATTCAAAAAAGATGAAGAAGTGTTCCTTAAGTTTACTAACAGTAGTTATAGTGGTTACCAGTATTTAAATATTGGAAATGGTTATGATTATAACTGGTTAGATACTGAAAACAATAGATCTTCTATTAAATTAGACAAGCTTCCTAATGAGAAGAGTTTCTATCTAAAATCTGATTCTACTTATATCACATTTAGACAAAATAATTGGACTGCTAGTGTCGCAGATAATGGTAGCGCCCCAGTTGTAGCTTCTAGTGAGTTTATTTTAAAACCTGAGCATACAAATTCACCAGGTAATAACCATAAATGGGAATTAGAAAGCATTAAGTAAAGTAAGAGATTATAAGGCCGCAAGTATGGTTTTAGAAAACTTAGTGAGCTATGCATATTTGAAAGCTACGTGCGGTAACAATTAATAAAAGTTAAGTTTATCTCGTTATTTGCGCGGGCAGTAATACTCCTGCCTAAAAACAAAGAGTATTACTGCCCGTAAAATGCTAGTTGGTGAGGACTGATAATCAGTGGGAATGAAGAGTTTGCCACTGATTATCAGTCCTCACCTATGAAATCTTACAAACCTGTCATCTTTATGTAAGGTTATTAGATAGTTCATTTATTATTTTAATGTGATAATAAAGGTATAAGAAATACCAGTAAATTTTTAGATATTATAGGAGAGTGTCAGTGATGATTATAACAACAACTTCAACGATTCAAGGAAAAGAAATTATTGAGTATATCGATATTGTAAACGGTGAAGCGATTATGGGTGCAAATATTGTACGTGATCTATTTGCTTCTGTTCGTGACGTTGTCGGTGGCCGTTCTGGTGCATATGAAAGTAAATTAAAAGAAGCACGTGATATTGCAATGGAAGAGATGAAAACTCTTGCGAAGCAAAAAGGTGCAAATGCAATTGTTGGTATTGATGTAGACTACGAAGTCGTTCGTGATGGAATGTTAATGGTTGCTGTTAGTGGTACAGCTGTACGTGTATAAAATAAAAAGTATAATTGCTAAAGTACCTTGTTAAGAGTGAGGTACTTTTTCTTTTTTGTAAAATTAGAAAGGTGAAACACCTGAAAGGAAATAATATCTTATTTTCTTTAAGTTACTTTAGTGTTTTTTTGCACCGTTAATATTTCCAATTATGGTATATTTTTTAGCGGAAGAAGATGTTCAATTCATAATAAATATATTTTTAATAAAAAGGAGAATATTTTGTTAAAAAAAAGTGGGGTAACTACAAGTATATCGATTTTAATACCAGTTTTATTGATCTTACTCATAGTTAACTTTATAAATGAAATTATTTTAACTGTATTTCAGGGGATTTCTCTTGTTTTACCTTTATTTCTTTGTCCTATTGGATTTATTTTAGCTATTTTTTCTTATAAAGTAGATAAAAATAATGGAGCAAAGATTGGGATCGTATTAAATGTGTTAGTATTCTTAATTCCTTTTATTTTGCTGATACGGGGAACGATGTGATTTCTATTTTGGTTATATTTAAATAGAGTTACCTTCTCTAAAGGGGAAAAACGTAGAAAGATCTTTGATAATTTTTGAGGGATTCTGGTGCAAGAAATATATGTGGTATATTCTCTTTTATTATATCTTTGCACCAGCCCGCCTTTTTAGACACTATTTAGAAGTGTATTTCATTCCTTCTAGTCTATCTAGTACCCTTCTTTTCTTATAAAGCATCTTACCTACTTCAGCAATTTCTTCAATCGTTTTTCGATTTAAATAAGCACCAAAAATCATACCAGCAATGGGAATCATCTGAAATAGCTTCTTCCAACCGTAATTGTCACGATATACAGTAAACACTTCGCGCCATGATTTAATTTGGGACATACTGTCGTCGTGATTGACACGAGCATCAAAATGTTTTAATTCATGAAGAATGGTTTGTTTTCCTACAATATCAGACGAGGAAAATTGTAAGCATTTTACGATAAATAATCTCTCTTGAATATCTTCAGGATTATAACCGTAGCAAATTGCAATTTCTTGCAGAATGTTTAGTGACATGCTTAAAACAGCTGGAATATCAATTGCTAGGGTGAAAATGCCACCAAAACCAGTTGTGGCCCCTTGTGCAGTTGCGACAGATTTTCTATTTTCGATAATTTTATCAACGATTGTATCCATCTCACTTAAAAGGGATTTTTGAACATCTGTTAAAGAAGCTGCGTTTTCAAATTTCTTTATTGTTGTTTGTGGATGAATTAAATATTTACTTCCAGAATTGAGATATTGAATGAGCTCATCTAGTAAAATATTAATTTTCTTATGGATAAACTTTGGAGTTAACTTATCAAGAATAGTAAATGGAATTTTCCCCCACTTTTCAAAGAACCAAAGATCTTCCTGTTCTTTCTCCCATTTGTCAATGATTGCGATTTCCTGTAATAAAAGTTCTTTTGACTCCATTTTTCGCCCTACTTTCTTATAACCGTGTCTTTCTATTTTACTGGGTATTTTTTGAATAATAAATAAAATTTAGCGTTTGTATTTATATTGGATGCTGTAAATAAGAAAAAAAGATAAGAGAACCGGCTTGAAGGAAGTATAGAATTAGATAACGTAATACAGCATTTCAGTTGGGATTTCTTGTGTAGGAAGTAGATATACGAGTACAATAAATATGTTAGTTTTACTTAACTTTTAACATTTGAATAAGCTTAATTGATTTTTGTGAGGTATCCTTTTTTACTGATAAAGGGCTTAATCCATTTTTAGATATCAGTATTTTCTGTAAAAAAGAGACTTTAGTTCGAAAGTGGTGGATGAAATGAATATACTGTTTGAAGCAATTAAGAGTAAAAATCTTGAAAAAGTGATAGGAGCTATGCCAAAGGTGGATATAAATGAACAAGATCAGTTTGGAAGAACTTCTTTGCATTACGTAATTGTAAAAAAGGCTCCTATTGAAATATTCAAAGAATTACTAGCCTTCGGGGCGAAAACAGGCATAACAGATCGTTTACATGAGTCAGTACTTACTAAAGCAATTAAGTTTAATAATAAACAAGCTGTGAAGTGTTTAATCGAAAATGGAGTGGAACTGAATCATTCAGCCGGGATAAAGAAAACTCCTTGGTTTTTAGCAAGACATAATCCTGAAATAGCAGATTTATTATTGGAAACAAAAGGAGCTATTCGACTGAAATTAACAGAAAGCGAACAAGCAATCATCGATGGTTGTTTGTATGGAGAATCTGCTGAAGTAAATGTTTATTTGACTCAATTAAATACTCTGGAATTGTTACATGCTTTTGTATTACATTTTAATTGGGATGATGATTTACAGCTGATGAAAATGGTATTGCAACATGCTAATTGTCAGGAAATAACTGCTATTGAAATGTTTGATTTAGTAGATGGGGATTATTGGCTGAATCAGGGAGATAGTAGTGATGAAGAAAGGGAGTATGTAGATTTTGTACAACATCTTTTAAGGAGGTTTCCTAATATATTATAAGCTATTTTTTCATATTGTGATCTTTGTATTAAGGAGATTATACAGAGTAATGGGCAATGAAAGTTAGGGGAATGATTTTGAAGGTTAAAAAATTAAAATTACAGCCAAGAATTACATTGACGATTGGTACACTCATTTTCTTTGTTATTGTTTTAACGAGCTTTCTTTTTTACTATATTGTATCTGAAACGGTGGAAGAGCAAATTGGTAAAAGGGCATTACACGTTGCAAAAACAGTTGCTGCCATACCTGAAATTCAAGAAGCATTTCAGAAAGAAAACCCATCTGCTATTATTCAACCAATTGTTGAGAAAATAAGAGTAGAAACAGATGCCGATTTTATCGTGGTAGGGAATAAAGATGGGATTCGTTATGCGCATCCTTTGCGAGAGAGAATCGGAAAAGAGATGGTTGGTGGGGATAACGAGGGGGTTTTAACGGATGGGAAATCATATATTTCAAAAGCGACTGGGACGTTAGGTCTTTCTTTACGTGGGAAAGTACCAATTCGTGATCAGACTAATCATATTATCGGTGTTGTATCTGTTGGTTTTTCTATGGAGGATATTCATGAAGTGGCAGAAGCATACGGTAAGAGAGTATTTTGGATTGCTATTGCTGGGTTAGTAATTGGAATATTTGGTTCTATATATTTAGCACGTAGTATAAAAAAATTAATGTTTGGTTTTGAACCAGAAGAAATTTCCTCTCTATATGAGGAACATAGTGCTATCATCCAATCTGTACGGGAAGGAATTATGGTAATAGACAAAGAAGGTTGCATTCGTTTAGTCAATCAGGCGGCGTATGAAATTCTTTCTCTTGAAAAACATCAGACTATCATTGGGGATTCTATTTTGAAAATTATTCCGAACTCCTCAATATTAGAAGTGCTCCGAACTGGAGAAGAGCAATTTGATCGATATTTAGATATAAGGGGACAAGCTGTTATTGTAAATCGATTACCTATTAAAGTAAACAATGTGGTAATGGGAGTCGTTTCTAGTTTTCGCTTGAAGTCAGAAATGGATCAGTTAACTGAAGAACTATCTCAAGCGAGGCGTTATACAGAAGCACTTCGAGCGCAGACACATGAGTATAACAATCTTTTGTATACGCTTTCGGGTCTTATCCAATTAGAGTCATATGATGAAGCATTGGAGCTTATTCATAAAGAGACTGCTGTATACCAAGACTTTGTTCAGTTTATTATGGAACGTATACAAAATCCGTGGCTAGGTGGAATTTTAATAGGATTTTATAATCGAGCTAGAGAATTGAAAATTGATTTTATTTTAGATCGCGAGAGTAGTTTGCAAAAGTTAGGTTCGCATATTGATAGTAATCATGTTGTTTCTATTGTAGGTAATTTAATTACAAATGCATTTGAAGCAGTTGAATATAATCAGGGATATGAAAAGCAAGTTAGAATGTTTGTGACAGATATTGGAGAAGAGATTGTCATTGAAGTTGAAGACTCAGGTCTTGGGATTGATGATGAGGTAATTACATGTATATTTGATAAAGGCTTTTCGACAAAAGAAGGAGAAAAACGAGGTTATGGGTTAGCAAAGGTAAAAGAGTTAGTTGAAGATTTAAATGGGAGTATGGCGCTAGAAAAAGGGGAGCTAGGTGGTGCACTGTTTATAGTTGCATTGCCAAAGGAAAGAGGCGAATTGTAATGAACGAGGGGATTGAAGTACTGATTGTAGAAGATGATATTCGCATCGCAGAGATTCATCGTCGGTTTACTGAAAAAGTAGGGGGATTCAAGGTAATTGGGACTGCAACAACAGGAGAACAAGCGAAAGAGTGGTTAGATCTTGTCTCGCCGCAACTTGTTTTATTGGATGTTTATTTACCTGATATGCAAGGGACGGAACTTGTTACATATATCCGGCGTAACCTACATGATACGGATATAATTATGATTACAGCGGCATCAGAAGTCGAAATTGTCCGTCATGCATTGCGAGGTGGGGTGTCGGATTATATTGTAAAGCCACTTATGTTTGATCGTTTCAAAAAAAGTTTAGAAAACTATCAAAAAAAAATACAACAATTAAAACAAACTGAGCAACTATCTGCAGAACAAATTGAGCATTTGTGGTTTAAAGGACAGGTGGAATATAATCAAATTGTTTATGCCCCAAAAGGAATTGATCCTTTAACACTAATAAAAATTAGAAAATATGTATCTAACGTTGGACAAGAAGGAATTACGGCGGAAATGTTGAGTGTAGAAGTAGGCGTAAGCCGATCGACAGCAAGACGCTATTTAGAGTATTTAATTTCTGAAAAGACGGTTTATGCAGAACTTATATATGGAAATGTTGGAAGACCAGAAAGAAGATATTTTCAGGTCTCTTCATAAAGTGGAATTTTAACCAGTGGAAGTATTACTATCTACGAATAGCGGAGAAAAACATAGAATAGAAAAAGTAGAGACTTCTATGGTCTCTACTTTTTGAATAGGAAGGATGAGGATATTTATTTCATTTTATATTGGAATGATGCCAGTAATAATACCGACTATTAACATGACCATTGTTGTTCCAACTGCCCAAAGTAAAGTGAAGCGTTGATGTTCACCAAAATCAACCTTTGCCATTCCAACTAATAAATAAGTGGATGGAACGAGTGGACTTAATAAGTGAACTGGTTGTCCAAGGAGAGAGGCACGCCCCATTTCAGCGGCACTAATTCCATAAGCCGCAGCGGCTTTTGTGAGAATTGGCAATACACCAAAATAAAAAGCATCATTGGACATAAAGAATGTGAAAGGCATACTTATAATAGCTGTAATAATAGGAAGCTGTGGTCCGAGCGCATCAGGAATAAGGGCAACTAGGCTTTGTGCCATCGCATCTACCATTTTTGTCCCCGATAAAATTCCTGTGAAAATTCCAGCGGCAAATACTAAAGAAACAACCGCTAATACGTTTCCTGCATGAGAAGCAATACGTTCTTTTTGTTCTTCCAGACTTGGATAATTAATCATAACTGCAATAGCAAAAGCAACTGTAAATAATACAGGAAGTGGCATAACCTCTATGATAAGGCAGACGAGAAGAGCGATTGTTAATAAAAAGTTAATCCATAATAATTTGGGACGTTTATAGCTAGTAGCTTCTGTAGTTGCTGCTTGTTCATCCATCAGTGCCTTTTCTTTTTGTGTATATTGTATATCGACAATTCCTAAGCGCTTTCTCTCTTTTTTTCCAAGGAAGTAAGCAACAAAAACAACCCATATTGCTCCACCAATCATTGCTGGAATAAGTGGTGTAAATAACTGTGAAGCATCGAGAGTAAGTGCACTCATAACCCTAGCTGTTGGACCACCCCAAGGTGTAAGATTTGTAACCCCAGCTCCTAGCATAACAACTCCAGCTAATATAAGCGGATTCATTCCAAGGCGTTTATATAGTGGATACATTGCAGAAACTGTAATCATATATGTTGTTGTGCCATCACCATCCAATGAAACAATAATAGTAAGAATTGCTGTACCAACAACAATTTTTAATGGATCACCGTTTACAATCTTCAAGATTTTACTAATGATTGGATCAAATAATCCACTATCAATCATAATTCCGAAATATAAAATGGCAAACATAAGCATAATACCAGTCGGTGCTAATTTCTTAATCCCGTCTAGCATCATTGGTCCTACATTTGCATAAAATCCCCCAATTAATGCAAATATAATAGGAATTAATATTAATGCAACTAATGCTGACATACGTTTGGTCATAATTAAAAACATAAAGACAAAGACCATCGCAAACCCGAGTACCGCTAACATGTAATCTCCCCCTCTGAAAATGATTGCGCTTTCAACGAATGCTGAAAATTCAGAAAAACCTTTCTATTTATCATAAAGGATGGAATATGTATGGTAAATAATTAGAAAAATAACGTTATTAAACGCATAATCGTTATTTTGTTCATTTTGTTCATGAATTTTATTTTGAATTTTTAAAAATATAATGTGTTTATTGTAGGAGTGATAGAATAGATGAGAAAATAGAGAAGCGTGAAGTAGGGAGTAGATTTTGAATGAAAGCAATGATTGAAGAGATTTATAGTTCATATAAAGGAAGAGTAGAAGAGATTTTCGTTGATGAATCATCTTACGTATATGAATGGGCAAAATTAATGACGATTCGAAAAAATGACGGAACACTGGAGAAAGTAGCAGTGGGAATTAGTGGTCATATACGATCTGTAAATATAGAGGTTGGTCAGGAAATTGATATGGATACATTGTTACTTAAGTTAGAAGATGATTTATTGATTACGGGCTGCGAATGATAGAAGATGTGTAGAAATTGCTACACATCTTTTTTTTATTAGGAAAAATTCCATTTATTACAAAAAGTGCATTGTTTTTTCACAAATCTCACACAAATTTCACACAACTCTTTGGTATTCTCCTAAATGAGTAAGTAAATAGAATTTGATAGAGAAGGGAATTACATATGAAAATGATTCGATTTTCTTTTCTCTTATTTTTTGTATTACTTTGTATCCCATTTCGTATTCATGCTGAAACAACAATTCAATCACAAATTGATGATACTCCTGCGTACGGAACTGTAAAGCTAAAAAATGGTATGTATAATGAAACGATTGAAATATCAAAACCTATTACGTTGGAAGGAGAGAAAAATACGAAGATTCGTTTTTGTGGTAATAAACCTGTTATTAAGGTGAATGGGGAAAATGTTACTGTTAAACGACTAAAAATAGAGCAGTGTAAGAAAAGAGAGGGAACAGCCGCTGTATATGTTGCAGGAGCCGGGCATAATTTCACTGATTTAGAAATTCGTACACAGCAAATTGGGATGAAGTTGGAAGGTACTCAAAATACGAAAATCCAGAATAGCAGTATTCTAGGAGAAGCTAACGGTAATGGAATTGATTTATGGAAGTCCCATTGGAATCAAATTGAAAATGTTCGAATGAAAAATGTAAGGGATGGGATTTATTTAGAGCAAAGTGATAATAATCAAATATTAAGAAATTCCATTAGGCAATCTCGTTATGGTATTCACCTTATGTATTCTGATGGTACGAATGTGAGCAATAATATATCACAATATAATATAACTGGTGCGATGATTATGGGTACGAAAAGAACGACTGTAAAGGGAAATCAATTTATCAATAATAGAAGAAATGTTCATGCGCAAGGATTACTTTTGTACGATGCGATAGAAACAGAAGTTATGCAGAATCAAGTTACTAACAATAGAGTGGGAATGTATGTTGAAAAGGCGAAAGATAGTCGGATTATAAAAAACATCGTTACAAATAACTTTATTGGAGTGCAATTAAAAAATGCAAATGAAAATGAAATAGCTGAGAATACCTTTTTAAGTAATATCAATGGCTCACAAGCTGCGAAAAGCACGAATAATGTAATTCATCGTAATTATTGGGATGGTGCTTTAAAAGTAGATTTAAATCATACAGGTATTAGTGCATTACCTTATAAGGCTGATTCTTTTTTTTTAGTTTTAACGCAGGATATTCCTGAATACCAGTTGTTTTTTCATTCGCCTGGGCTGCTTGTTTTACAAAATTTAATCAAAATTCCAGATGAATCGATGTTAATTGATTATAAACCAAGTATGAGTATGCAGTTTTCGAAGATAGAAAGAGGTACAGAAAGTCAATTTGAAGCTTGGATTATTAGTGTAAGTATGTTGCTTATGGGAAGTATATTGTTCTTTTTAGGGAGGAAGTATTGATGAAAATAAAACATGTTGTATTTGTTATGTGTATGTGCCTAGTATTTGCAGTGGTAGGGTGTGGAAAGAAGGGCGCAGAGCCAGTCGCGGTCGATGAAAAAAATGATAAGTGTGATGTTTGTAATATGGCAGTAATGGATAATCAATTCGCAACGGAAGTTATTTTAGAAAATGGTAAAGCGCTAAAATTTGATGACATTGGTTGTATGTATAAATGGATGGACGAACATAAAAATGAAAAAACACAAGAAAAATTTGTTCGAGATTATCATACCAAGGATTGGATTTCATTAGATAAAGCTACTTATGTGTATGATAAAACAATTAAAACGCCAATGGCATACAATGTAATTTCTTTTAAAGAGAAAAAAGATGCTGAAAACTTTGTATCTAAACATGCTGGAAAAGTCCTTTCATATAAAGAGTTAACGGATCATAAATGGGAAATGAATAAAGAAATGATGGGGAAAATGAAGAAGGAGCATGGGAAAGAGAATAACTCAGGGCACTCCCATTAATATGAAATAAAATGGAAAGAGGCTTTATAGCCTACAAATAGCTGGATAAAAGACAACCTTAGGCGGTTGTCTTTTTCTATAAAAAGGGTGATGATATGTGGAATATATGCTATTCAGAGTGGCGTAGAACAGTAAGAGAAAAGTCTTCGTATACATTTTTATTACTTTGGATTGTAATACTTTCTTTATTATTTTTGATGGAACGGAATGTACCATCCTTAGCGGGATATACGAACACAATGGGAACGATTTTAAACTTAATTTTATACATTATCCCTTTATTTATGTTAATCGCAGGATCATTTTCAATTGCAAATGAGATGGAAAATGGACAGTGGCGGCTTCTGTGTACATATCCTTTAACTACATCCTCATATGTAATAGGAAAGATTGCTGGTCAATTTATAGCGCAAATTATTCTTTTTACACTTAGCTTTGGAAGTAGTGTAATGATTGGATTATTAAGTGGAAGTATGTTTAAAAGTAGCTGGATACTAGCAATTTACTTATTTTCTATTATTCTTATATTCTTTTTTATAGTTTTAGGTATAACAATTGGTGCATTTTCTCTGACAAGGTGGCAAGCGTTAGCAATTTCAATTGCAGTTTGGTTTTTACTCATTATGATGTGGCCTACGGCAGTAATTAGTATTCTTAATCTTGTTCCATATACGATGATAGCGTCGCTTATAAAAGTTTTTGTGTTTTGTAATCCGGCTGAACTGCTAAGAATCATATTTGTTATTCAATTAGGGGGAGGGGCAGTATTTGGACAATCCTATGATCAGCTTGTGATGTTTTTTCAGAGTGGGGCAGTAGTTATAGTTCTTTTTATGTATAGTGCGATCTATACAGTAATCTTCTTATTATTAGCTGTTTGGCGACTAGAAAGGAGAAGAAACCAATGACGGTATTGCAAATTGATGGAATTTGTAAGCAGTATAAAAAGAAAACGGCATTATTTCCTACTTCGCTACACGGTAGAGATGGAGAATGTATTGTACTATGCGGTGGAAACGGAGCGGGGAAAAGTACGATCCTTAATATATTAGCAGGAATCTCTTCACCTACATCTGGAACAGTAAGGTTACAGGACATAGAATTGCGTAAAAATAGAAGGCGATATGTAGCTGAAATTGGTTATATGCCAGATGATTTTCATGCGCAACAATCTATGACTGTACAAGAGTTTCTATCATTCTATGCAGCTTTTCGGAAGGTAGGAAAAGAGAGAGTCCAGGAAGTAATTGCATTACTTGGATTAGAAGAGAAGCAAAGCGAGTGTTTACACAGACTATCAAAAGGAATGAGACAAAGGCTTTTATTTGGACAAGCGTGGCTCGCCAAGCCTAAATTACTACTATTAGATGAACCAACAAATGGTTTAGATCCATATTGGGTAAATGAATTTGTTACATTATTAAAAGATATAAAGAGAAGTGGTACAATCATTGTTTTTTCTACACATATGATGGATGTAGCAGCAGATATTGGAGATGTGATTCTCTTTATGGAAGATGGAAAGATTACACAAGAAATAAGAGACGATGGAAATACGGAAAACTTGATATTACAATTATTGCAGCTTCATCGTAAGTAACAGAATAGATTTTTTCATATAATCCAAACAGCTGTTGAATCATTTTCAACAGCTGTTTGGATTATATACCTGTTCTTACTTTTGATAATATAGGCATAGAATATAGTAGGAAAGAAGAGCGATTGCAACGATTATCATTCCTGAAAAAGAATGAGAGGCGAATAGAAATGGGGAAAGAACTGTCTGTGACAATTGAAAGTACTTTTACACTTCAAGGAACATTAACAATTCCTACATATTATTCAGAAACATATCCAGTTATTATGTTGATTGGTGGTACTGGGAAGGGAAATCGTGATGGAAATACAAGTCGTTTACAGTTAAACTTATATAAAGAATTAGCTGATTATTTTACCTCTTTAGGATTTGCAGTGCTTCGTTATGATAAACGTGGTACTCATAAAAGTAAGGGGAATTACTATAAAGCAGGGATAACAGATTTTATTGATGATGCTGCTTTATGGATTAGATTTTTAAAGGATCATCCGCAAATAGATCCGAAACGTGTTATTATTGCGGGGCATAGTGAGGGAGCTTTGCTTGCACCAGCTGTCTACGTAAGAGAATCAGTTGCGGGATTAATATTACTTGCTGGTGCAGCAGAACCATCTAAATTGTTGCTCGAGAGACAAGTAGATAAAGTTGCTAACGAGTTAGAAATAGCGTCAGGATTCAGAGGGTGTTTATCTAAAATGTTGAAAATTCCGCAGCATATAAGAAAGCAAAATGAAGTACTGATGAAAAAGGTGCAACATTCAACAAAAGCTGTTATATGGATCAAAGGTACAAAAGTGAATGCAAAATGGCTAAGAGAACAGTTACAATATAATGTAGTTACATATTTAGAGCAAGTATCATGTCCTGTTTTAGCAATTACGGGAGACAGTGATATACAAGTGCC
This sequence is a window from Bacillus pseudomycoides DSM 12442. Protein-coding genes within it:
- a CDS encoding ABC transporter ATP-binding protein; the protein is MTVLQIDGICKQYKKKTALFPTSLHGRDGECIVLCGGNGAGKSTILNILAGISSPTSGTVRLQDIELRKNRRRYVAEIGYMPDDFHAQQSMTVQEFLSFYAAFRKVGKERVQEVIALLGLEEKQSECLHRLSKGMRQRLLFGQAWLAKPKLLLLDEPTNGLDPYWVNEFVTLLKDIKRSGTIIVFSTHMMDVAADIGDVILFMEDGKITQEIRDDGNTENLILQLLQLHRK
- a CDS encoding alpha/beta hydrolase family protein, whose translation is MGKELSVTIESTFTLQGTLTIPTYYSETYPVIMLIGGTGKGNRDGNTSRLQLNLYKELADYFTSLGFAVLRYDKRGTHKSKGNYYKAGITDFIDDAALWIRFLKDHPQIDPKRVIIAGHSEGALLAPAVYVRESVAGLILLAGAAEPSKLLLERQVDKVANELEIASGFRGCLSKMLKIPQHIRKQNEVLMKKVQHSTKAVIWIKGTKVNAKWLREQLQYNVVTYLEQVSCPVLAITGDSDIQVPPEHAKLIASYVNGEAEWHIIPNMNHILRNYEHKHTMIRLMKEYEGLMDKSIEEELLHVMKGWLKKHYLS